A single Fundulus heteroclitus isolate FHET01 chromosome 4, MU-UCD_Fhet_4.1, whole genome shotgun sequence DNA region contains:
- the LOC105937710 gene encoding up-regulator of cell proliferation, with product MTQQLPEGLFKTLSRLGLENFYPNKLTLRSLLEINKEDINTNLASSLKEIPWYFLRNLLQINAECRSCVQLPANDEENDDLFNIDLCTAEEIDNGINALDLIVALFFCADSFLQQEIALRMSMCQFSLPLLLPHSNNSQCSLMLWALRGIVKEWRPHSLSESKGFIEDTIVEANIPLYSFVRLKNSSLSKSQMLNLVLSRGQQSHNIFMHKDMEDRAFKKEIANGLVEVFWYLPCGRENLDIFPEPVAFANLRGDICESPAQFSFLVHISTATFVFLDKVEDKEQESLNSVKNMREKIFLVVNHKEQSDREDMMSVKTTFEKLDLPKTNVIRKDKTNNITFFSKKLCASIKTSLEVATINKITTNLMHEKATELGLSVDETKSEEQKKAAEEIIEAIGEQSILNYKKLHLPLQGENWKRLSKLEIKLCRLNDYSDLGIEDYKSQLQEEKTRIKEEQSRRDISKDMRGFIDNLCTSDKEKRDFFLKWMKLKLDTHSRKNLFHLRNQFKEQCKTKDAELIKGLDKALLESSLGIEHYMREMGLIYKFSQKPTDDVSRLPLLAAEMVLDGHPLELLDGDASNIPEKWVSAVLNEVHNKVGKRSRLLVLTVLGVQSSGKSTLLNTMFGVQFPVSSGRCTRGAYMIFLKVNEDYRRELNYDFIVLIDTEGLKSADLAQLEDSYEHDNQLATFVIGLSDIAIINTAMENVTEMKDILQIAVHAFLRMTHIGKKPACHFVHQNVAGVSAHSKCIAERKRLLDQLDEMTQIASEMEKQPTAKLFTDVLNYDMEKNNWNIPGLWHGTPPMAPVNTGYSEAVADFKKHLLETIKNNGNNEPTQIPEFLEWMTSLWRTVKYENFIFNFRNTLVAHAYDNLCKAFNQWDWEFRKEIHSWQHTTEVEILNADMDSQVEVWNKLVSDKKEELSGEIKNEEMKMNEKLKEYFKRKDQRVNLIEKYKVDFLNSIKSLTNEIQQSGRTKLDCVLELKLSKKKAEEIQRKYRVLIEEAVMRLLHDCKMSSLSDDQLTKEFEKMWSASTANVSGLEERDIVGCILKQLKKNFSNRNVNQELLNTDLKKVGQSSFRVIDEHVDKCKGKFVDMEQLQIFTDAAIKSCTQYLSEKAETTEDYHDSLTKDLLEKLDKNLEQNYKKYEANTKYEIDLKLHICGIASREFLKMHQRFLSNLNPHGQLEKYKPGYLSDFIDLYKERDDCQRKANDYIQLCIKPAVEDFINRSLGVDIVDEILTSHHSAEYSSRSFFQYSIQKELLLKDDFDTFVKYINSYENFVKNWIFQHIQQQMTEENTLYKLKNNKLQVIVKKITTAIDVASKEPDGVSLPNNNKSIAKLVSGIRENLIKDISISVEDEKSILFQIQSTCHPFINSVNMALENLATQLRDQFLKSEDIMETVRKLTVKPQEELFRRVFGCGIQCPFCKTPCESGGKDHTLHSAAIHRPQGLGKYKFNKTKRLVERLCTTEVQSNTKFKNTDTKGEFHPYKDYKTYYPDWQIPPDATIEASDYWKYILMKYNNEFAEEYEAEPANIPEPWKKISQEDALKGLKDAFNVK from the exons ATGACTCAACAACTGCCTGAAG GGTTGTTCAAAACTCTTTCCAGACTTGGACTGGAAAACTTTTATCCCAACAAACTCACGCTTCGTTCTCTGTTGGAGATCAACAAAGAAGACATAAATACAAATCTTGCTTCATCACTGAAGGAAATCCCATGGTACTTTCTCAGAAACCTCCTCCAGATTAATGCTGAATGCAGAAGCTGTGTGCAACTACCAGCCAATGATGAGGAAAACGATGACCTATTTAACATAGACCTTTGTACTGCAGAAGAAATTGACAATGGCATTAATGCTCTTGACCTCATAGTAGCACTTTTCTTTTGTGCTGACAGCTTCCTGCAACAAGAAATAGCTCTCAGAATGTCAATGTGTCAGTTTTCTCTCCCACTGCTCTTGCCTCACAGCAATAACAGTCAGTGCAGCCTGATGCTTTGGGCTCTACGAGGAATTGTTAAAGAGTGGCGTCCTCATTCTTTGTCCGAATCCAAAGGTTTCATCGAGGACACGATTGTTGAAGCAAATATTCCTTTATATTCCTTTGTTCGTCTGAAGAACAGCAGTTTGTCAAAGTCCCAGATGCTGAATCTTGTTCTTAGCCGTGGGCAGCAGAGTCACAACATCTTCATGCATAAAGACATGGAGGACAGagcttttaaaaaggaaatcgCTAACGGACTTGTAGAGGTTTTCTGGTACCTGCCGTGTGGGAGAGAAAATCTTGACATTTTTCCAGAGCCAGTTGCCTTTGCCAATCTGAGAGGAGACATTTGTGAGTCACCTGCACAGTTCAGTTTTCTTGTTCATATTTCAACAGCTACCTTTGTGTTTCTGGACAAAGTTGAAGACAAAGAGCAGGAATCTTTGAATTCTGTCAAAAATATGAGAGAAAAGATATTTTTGGTTGTTAATCACAAAGAGCAAAGTGACAGGGAAGACATGATGTCTGTTAAGACAACATTCGAAAAACTTGACCTTCCAAAAACCAACGTCATCAgaaaagacaagacaaataaCATAACATTCTTCTCAAAAAAACTTTGCGCATCTATAAAGACCTCACTGGAAGTTGcaactataaataaaattacaacaaatcTAATGCATGAAAAAGCTACAGAACTTGGTCTGTCGGTGGATGAAACTAAAAGTGAAGAACaaaagaaggcagctgaagagaTCATAGAAGCAATTGGTGAACAAAGCATTCTCAACTACAAGAAACTGCACCTTCCTTTGCAGggagaaaactggaaaagattGTCTAAGTTAGAAATAAAACTGTGCAGATTAAATGATTATAGTGATTTAGGAATTGAGGATTACAAATctcagctgcaggaggagaaaaCCCGAATCAAAGAAGAGCAATCAAGACGCGATATTTCTAAAGATATGAGAGGTTTCATTGACAACCTTTGTACAagtgacaaagaaaaaagagattTCTTCTTGAAATGGATGAAACTGAAACTTGATACGCACTCTCGAAAAAACCTCTTTCACCTCAGAAATCAGTTCAAAGAGCAATGTAAGACAAAAGATGCAGAACTGATTAAGGGGTTGGATAAGGCTCTGCTGGAAAGCTCTTTAGGAATTGAGCATTACATGAGAGAAATGGGCCTGATCTACAAGTTTTCACAAAAACCCACAGACGACGTCTCTCGTCTTCCTCTTTTAGCTGCTGAAATGGTGTTGGATGGACATCCTCTAGAACTGCTGGATGGTGATGCTTCAAACATCCCAGAAAAGTGGGTGTCGGCTGTACTGAATGAGGTTCATAACAAAGTTGGAAAAAGGAGCAGATTGTTGGTATTGACAGTTTTGGGTGTTCAAAGTTCTGGAAAGTCAACACTCCTCAACACCATGTTTGGTGTTCAGTTTCCAGTCAGCAGTGGTAGATGTACGAGAGGAGCCTACATGATCTTCCTCAAAGTGAATGAAGATTATAGGAGAGAGCTGAATTATGATTTCATAGTCCTCATTGATACAGAAGGTCTCAAGTCGGCTGATTTGGCTCAACTTGAGGACAGTTACGAACACGATAACCAGCTGGCAACCTTTGTCATTGGTTTAAGCGACATCGCCATCATCAATACAGCGATGGAAAATGTAACTGAAATGAAAGATATTTTGCAAATTGCAGTTCATGCATTCTTGAGAATGACACACATTGGAAAAAAGCCTGCGTGTCACTTTGTTCACCAAAATGTTGCTGGAGTTTCGGCTCATTCCAAATGCATTGCTGAAAGAAAACGACTCTTGGACCAGCTGGATGAAATGACTCAGATTGCAtctgaaatggaaaaacaaCCAACTGCTAAACTGTTCACTGATGTCCTGAATTACGACATGGAGAAAAACAACTGGAACATCCCAGGACTCTGGCATGGCACTCCACCAATGGCTCCAGTCAACACGGGCTACAGCGAAGCTGTTGCTGATTTCAAGAAACATCTTttggaaacaataaaaaacaacggAAACAATGAACCAACTCAAATCCCAGAGTTTCTAGAATGGATGACAAGTCTGTGGAGGACAGTTAAATATGAAAACTTCATCTTTAACTTCAGAAATACGCTTGTGGCTCATGCATACGACAACCTGTGCAAAGCCTTCAATCAATGGGATTGGGAATTCAGAAAAGAGATTCACTCCTGGCAGCACACAACCGAAGTAGAAATATTAAATGCTGACATGGATTCCCAAGTTGAAGTTTGGAATAAACTGGTGTCCgacaaaaaggaagaactttctggagaaataaaaaaCGAGGAAATGAAAATGAACGAGAAACTCAAAGAGTACTTCAAGAGGAAGGACCAACGTGTAAATCTGATAGAGAAATACAAAGTTGACTTTCTGAACAGTATCAAAAGCCTTACCAACGAAATTCAGCAGTCAGGAAGAACTAAACTGGATTGTGTCCTTGAGCTGAAGTTAAGTAAAAAGAAAGCTGAAGAAATACAGAGGAAATACCGAGTCCTGATTGAAGAGGCTGTCATGAGGCTCCTACATGACTGCAAAATGTCCAGCCTGTCCGATGATCAGCTGACAAAAGAGTTTGAGAAGATGTGGTCTGCATCTACGGCAAATGTGTCTGGCTTAGAGGAACGAGACATTGTTGGATGCATCCTTAAGCAGCTCAAGAAGAATTTCTCTAACAGAAATGTGAATCAGGAATTACTGAACACAGACCTAAAAAAAGTAGGACAGAGTTCTTTCAGAGTCATAGATGAGCATGTAGACAAATGTAAGGGTAAATTTGTTGATATGGAACAACTGCAGATCTTCACAGATGCTGCTATTAAGTCATGTACGCAATATCTCAgtgaaaaagcagaaacaacTGAAGATTATCATGACTCTCTTACAAAAGACCTTCTAGAAAAACTTGACAAGAACCTTGAACAGAACTACAAGAAATATGAAGCAAATACAAAGTATGAGATTGACCTGAAGCTTCACATTTGTGGCATAGCTTCAAGGGAATTCCTGAAAATGCATCAAAGGTTTCTTTCCAACCTCAATCCCCACGGCCAGCTGGAGAAGTACAAGCCTGGATACCTGTCGGATTTTATTGATTTGTACAAAGAGAGAGATGACTGTCAGCGCAAAGCCAATGATTACATCCAGCTTTGTATCAAACCAGCAGTGGAAGACTTCATCAACAGATCTCTGGGGGTAGACATCGTGGATGAGATCTTAACGAGCCATCATTCTGCTGAGTACAGCTCTCGCTCGTTTTTCCAGTACAGCATTCAAAAAGAGTTGCTGCTGAAGGATGACTTCGACACTTTTGTAAAGTACATCAATAGCTATGAAAATTTTGTCAAGAACTGGATATTTCAGCACATCCAGCAACAAATGACAGAGGAGAATACATTGTACAAACTGAAGAACAACAAACTTCAGGTCATAGTTAAAAAAATCACCACAGCAATAGACGTGGCATCAAAAGAACCAGATGGTGTTTCCCTACCAAATAACAATAAAAGCATAGCAAAACTTGTCAGTGGAATACGTGAAAATTTGATTAAAGACATCTCAATTTCAGTTGAAGATGAGAAAAGCATCCTCTTTCAAATCCAAAGCACATGCCATCCATTCATCAACAGTGTCAACATGGCATTGGAGAACCTGGCAACCCAGCTTCGGGATCAATTCTTAAAATCTGAAGACATAATGGAGACTGTGAGGAAACTCACAGTTAAACCACAGGAGGAACTATTTAGGCGAGTTTTTGGATGTGGAATCCAGTGTCCATTCTGTAAAACTCCCTGCGAGTCTGGAGGGAAAGACCACACGCTGCATAGTGCAGCTATACATCGACCACAAGGTCTTGGTAAATACAAATTTAACAAGACCAAAAGGCTTGTTGAAAGACTGTGCACAACTGAAGTTCAAAGTAACACtaaattcaaaaatacagaCACTAAAGGGGAGTTTCATCCTTACAAAGACTACAAAACATATTATCCAGACTGGCAGATTCCACCTGACGCCACTATTGAGGCATCAGACTACTGGAAGTACATCCTGATGAAATATAACAATGAATTTGCAGAAGAATATGAGGCAGAACCAGCAAATATCCCAGaaccctggaagaaaatctCACAGGAAGATGCTCTAAAAGGATTAAAAGATGCTTTCAATGTAAAGTGA